A part of Streptomyces sp. NBC_01497 genomic DNA contains:
- a CDS encoding carbohydrate kinase family protein has product MIVVAGESLIDLVPAERAGGALAPLTPRRGGGPYNTAVALGRLGDRAAFCSRISTDAFGEALVEGLREAGVGLAFTQRGPQPTTLAVATVAEDGSAGFGFHAEGSADRLFALPTALPPSVRAIAFGTCSLVLEPGATAYEALLRREADRGVFTLLDPNIRPGLIPDAGAYRARFRSWLPSVSLLKLSEQDAQWLEGTPEGWLGSGPAAVVLTRGGAGLSVFTAAGGEVSVPAAPVEVADTIGAGDTVNAALLHSLAAHDALTPPALVSLGDSGWREVLAFAARAAAVTCSRPGADPPYASELLSA; this is encoded by the coding sequence GTGATCGTCGTCGCCGGTGAGTCCCTGATCGACCTGGTCCCTGCCGAGCGGGCGGGCGGGGCACTCGCGCCCCTGACGCCCCGTCGCGGCGGTGGCCCGTACAACACGGCTGTGGCCCTCGGCCGGCTCGGCGACCGGGCCGCGTTCTGCTCGCGGATCTCCACCGACGCGTTCGGCGAGGCGCTCGTGGAGGGGCTGCGCGAGGCCGGTGTCGGCCTGGCGTTCACCCAGCGCGGGCCGCAACCCACGACCCTCGCCGTGGCGACGGTGGCCGAGGACGGCTCCGCCGGATTCGGCTTCCACGCGGAAGGGAGCGCCGACCGCCTCTTCGCGCTTCCCACGGCCCTGCCACCGTCCGTACGGGCGATCGCGTTCGGTACGTGTTCGCTCGTCCTGGAGCCCGGGGCCACGGCGTACGAGGCACTGCTGCGGCGCGAGGCGGACCGGGGCGTCTTCACGCTCCTCGACCCGAACATCCGCCCGGGCCTGATCCCGGACGCGGGCGCCTACCGGGCCCGCTTCCGGTCCTGGCTGCCCTCCGTGTCCCTCCTGAAGCTCTCGGAACAGGACGCGCAGTGGCTGGAGGGCACGCCCGAGGGCTGGCTCGGCAGTGGGCCCGCGGCGGTGGTGCTGACCCGGGGCGGCGCCGGGCTCAGCGTGTTCACCGCGGCGGGCGGTGAGGTGTCGGTGCCCGCCGCGCCCGTCGAGGTCGCCGACACCATCGGCGCCGGTGACACGGTCAACGCCGCGCTGCTGCACAGCCTCGCCGCCCACGACGCGCTGACACCACCCGCGCTCGTCTCCCTCGGCGACAGCGGCTGGCGCGAGGTGCTGGCCTTCGCCGCCCGCGCGGCGGCGGTGACCTGTTCCCGGCCCGGCGCGGACCCCCCGTACGCCTCGGAACTGCTGTCGGCGTGA
- a CDS encoding superinfection immunity protein, whose protein sequence is MFGTLGPFLSVLLTIVFIAVYLLLSLIAFNRGVPRRWLILLVNLVLGGTLIGWLVALYLATRRTTGDRSPRLSA, encoded by the coding sequence ATGTTCGGAACACTCGGCCCGTTTCTCTCTGTCCTGCTCACCATCGTCTTCATCGCGGTGTATCTCCTGCTGTCGCTGATCGCCTTCAACCGGGGCGTACCGCGGCGGTGGCTGATCCTGCTGGTGAACCTGGTCCTCGGCGGAACCCTGATCGGCTGGCTCGTCGCGCTCTACCTCGCGACACGCAGAACGACCGGAGACCGCTCGCCGCGCCTGTCGGCCTGA
- a CDS encoding alpha/beta fold hydrolase produces the protein MAKTAHAGADGTAHGGGDGEGIDVVADDGVRLWAVRAADGPGAPVILCHGGPGIWDTLQAPAALLGGRPVVRWDQRGCGRSERRGPYTVARSIADLDAVRRASGWERAVLVGHSWGAQLALLYALERPDRVRALVYVSGVGVDDVSAWHPAYEEGQRRRLGHRLARWRELNDRPASGLTESEDRELCVLQWSADFLGPDALASAEAMATPWFGVNRACNTALNRELRDLAADGGMPERCAELTVPVLIVDGARDIRPRSAVDSLERALPQVSRTVLPQAGHIPWAEDPAGFAAAITAFLDGREEPRTPGAAPSA, from the coding sequence ATGGCGAAGACAGCGCACGCGGGGGCCGACGGAACCGCTCACGGCGGCGGGGACGGCGAGGGCATCGACGTCGTCGCGGACGACGGGGTCCGGCTCTGGGCCGTCCGCGCGGCGGACGGCCCCGGGGCGCCGGTGATCCTCTGCCACGGCGGCCCCGGCATCTGGGACACCCTGCAGGCACCGGCCGCGCTCCTCGGAGGGCGGCCGGTGGTGCGCTGGGACCAACGGGGCTGCGGGCGTTCCGAACGCCGGGGCCCTTACACGGTGGCCCGCTCGATCGCCGATCTCGACGCCGTACGGCGAGCATCGGGATGGGAGCGGGCCGTGCTGGTCGGGCACTCGTGGGGCGCGCAACTCGCGCTCCTGTACGCGCTGGAGCGCCCCGACCGGGTCCGCGCGCTGGTGTACGTCTCGGGCGTCGGCGTGGACGACGTGTCCGCCTGGCATCCCGCCTACGAGGAAGGGCAGCGACGGCGGCTCGGGCACCGCCTGGCGCGATGGCGCGAGCTGAACGACCGGCCCGCGTCCGGCCTGACGGAGTCGGAGGACCGCGAACTCTGCGTGCTCCAGTGGTCGGCGGACTTCCTCGGCCCCGACGCCCTGGCGTCGGCCGAGGCCATGGCGACACCGTGGTTCGGCGTCAACCGGGCCTGCAACACGGCACTCAACCGCGAGCTGCGGGACCTGGCAGCCGACGGCGGGATGCCGGAGCGCTGCGCGGAACTGACCGTCCCGGTCCTGATCGTGGACGGCGCGCGGGACATCCGCCCGAGGTCGGCCGTGGATTCCCTGGAACGCGCGCTCCCGCAGGTCAGCAGGACCGTCCTGCCTCAGGCCGGCCACATCCCGTGGGCGGAGGACCCCGCGGGCTTCGCGGCGGCGATCACCGCCTTCCTGGACGGGCGGGAGGAGCCGCGCACGCCGGGAGCCGCACCGTCCGCGTGA